The following are from one region of the Falco biarmicus isolate bFalBia1 chromosome 1, bFalBia1.pri, whole genome shotgun sequence genome:
- the C1QTNF7 gene encoding complement C1q tumor necrosis factor-related protein 7, whose protein sequence is MFVLLYITSFAIYTSEQPVQSQFKGENYYTRYICSIPGLPGPVGPPGASGSPGPHGRIGLPGRDGRDGRKGEKGEKGSAGLRGKTGPLGPAGEKGDQGQSGKKGPGGLTGAKGEVGPAGPPGLKGDKGDRGEPGAPGVCKCGKIVLKSAFSVGITTSYPEERLPIVFNKVLFNEGEHYNPSTGKFICAIPGIYYFSYDITLANKHLAIGLVHNGKYRIKTFDANTGNHDVASGSTVIYLQPEDEVWLEIFYTDQNGLFSDPTWADSLFSGFLLYVDTDYLDALSDEDEL, encoded by the exons ATGTTTGTGTTGCTTTACATTACAAGTTTTGCCATCTACACAAGCGAACAACCTGTTCAAAGCCAgttcaaaggagaaaattacTACACCAGATACATCTGTAGCATCCCTGGTTTGCCAGGCCCTGTGGGTCCCCCTGGAGCCAGTGGATCCCCGGGGCCACACGGACGCATTGGTCTTCCAGGAAGAGATGGTAGAGATggcaggaagggagaaaaaggtgaaaaaggGAGTGCAG gtTTAAGAGGAAAGACTGGGCCATTAGGAccagctggagaaaaaggagacCAAGGTCAGTCTGGTAAAAAAGGACCTGGAGGATTGACTGGTGCCAAAGGCGAAGTAGGTCCAGCTGGACCACCTGGACTTAAGGGAGATAAAGGAGACCGAGGAGAGCCAGGTGCACCAGGGGTCTGTAAGTGTGGAAAGATAGTGCTGAAATCTGCCTTTTCTGTTGGCATCACCACGAGCTACCCAGAAGAAAGATTACCAATTGTATTCAATAAAGTTCTCTTCAATGAGGGGGAGCATTACAACCCTTCCACAGGGAAGTTTATTTGTGCCATCCCagggatttattatttttcctatgaTATCACCTTAGCAAACAAGCATCTCGCGATTGGGCTGGTTCACAATGGAAAGTACCGGATAAAGACATTTGACGCAAACACAGGCAACCACGATGTAGCTTCTGGATCCACAGTGATCTACCTTCAGCCAGAAGATGAAGTATGGCTTGAGATCTTCTACACTGACCAAAATGGTCTCTTTTCTGATCCAACATGGGCAGacagtttgttttctggatttcttttatATGTTGATACAGATTACCTTGATGCTTTATCAGATGAAGATGAGCTCTGA